A genomic window from Luteolibacter sp. LG18 includes:
- a CDS encoding RsmB/NOP family class I SAM-dependent RNA methyltransferase, producing the protein MKLHRVLAEGCVAVLDAVLGEGLVLDRVLDTTFHANPRWGKRDRAFVAETVFEVTRWKRALEFVADGTGLPALCAAQWRRMELVIPDWWRWDGVSLEEMATREAALPDQPRPVRESIPDWLDELGMTELGRHWDAELTALNQRAPVYLRVNTLLGSREDVSRWLAGEGIETAPVFEVPDALKVTKGRISKPLLASGRIEIQDAGSQRITPVLDLEPGMRVIDACAGAGGKTLHAAALMQNRGELLALDVNGRKLHELTRRADRAGVTIVDTRVWEPETLRDLTGWADRVLIDAPCSGFGTLRRQPDLKWRLSGPSLEKTRRLQRRLLDHYPEMVRSGGKFVYATCSLLQSENQGQIANLLERDPRWQVEESFTASPATDGSDGLFAARLSAAR; encoded by the coding sequence GTGAAGTTGCACCGGGTATTGGCGGAAGGATGCGTGGCGGTGCTCGATGCCGTGCTCGGGGAAGGGCTGGTCCTGGACCGGGTGCTGGACACCACCTTCCACGCGAACCCCCGCTGGGGAAAACGCGATCGCGCCTTCGTGGCGGAGACCGTGTTCGAGGTGACGCGCTGGAAGCGCGCGCTCGAATTCGTGGCGGACGGCACCGGCCTGCCCGCCTTGTGCGCGGCCCAGTGGCGTCGCATGGAGCTCGTGATCCCCGATTGGTGGCGGTGGGACGGCGTTTCCCTTGAGGAAATGGCCACCCGCGAGGCCGCGCTGCCGGACCAACCGCGGCCGGTGCGGGAATCGATCCCGGATTGGCTGGACGAACTCGGGATGACCGAACTCGGCCGCCATTGGGACGCCGAACTCACCGCTCTCAATCAACGCGCACCGGTCTACCTGCGGGTGAACACGCTGCTCGGTTCCCGCGAGGATGTCTCCCGCTGGCTGGCCGGGGAGGGGATCGAAACCGCCCCGGTGTTCGAGGTGCCGGACGCGCTGAAGGTGACCAAGGGCCGTATTTCCAAGCCACTGCTCGCCTCCGGCCGCATCGAGATCCAGGACGCCGGTTCCCAGCGCATCACGCCGGTGCTCGACCTGGAGCCCGGCATGCGGGTGATCGACGCCTGTGCCGGCGCGGGTGGAAAGACCCTCCACGCCGCCGCCCTGATGCAGAACCGCGGTGAGTTGCTCGCGCTCGACGTCAACGGCCGCAAGCTCCACGAACTCACCCGCCGCGCCGACCGCGCCGGGGTCACCATCGTGGACACCCGCGTGTGGGAGCCGGAAACCCTGCGGGATCTCACCGGCTGGGCCGACCGCGTCCTGATCGATGCACCGTGCTCGGGCTTCGGTACCTTGCGGCGTCAACCGGACCTGAAGTGGCGGCTTTCCGGCCCTTCTTTGGAAAAAACGCGCCGTCTTCAGCGCCGTTTGCTCGATCACTACCCGGAAATGGTCCGTTCCGGCGGGAAATTCGTCTACGCCACCTGCTCGCTGCTCCAGTCCGAGAACCAAGGCCAGATCGCCAACCTGCTGGAACGCGACCCGCGCTGGCAGGTGGAGGAGTCCTTCACCGCCTCACCCGCCACCGATGGCTCGGATGGCCTGTTTGCCGCACGTTTGTCAGCGGCCCGCTGA
- a CDS encoding class I SAM-dependent rRNA methyltransferase → MPTVTLKYLSFHPSIWPRMIGEVSRDAMPGSLVEVFGTQGTTFGWGLWNPMARMPLRMVSHRPEPVDESFFLDAIRNAAKLRKEIFHLDDETDSYRCIHADADFLPGLVADKFADVMSLEVTTLAAWQRLDSWLPVIHESFGTKRTVIRVDAQLAKIEGIPSLTHPASENIRTVKIKEHGVTFEVDFQEGHKTGFFCDQRDNRKRFGELAKGRDVLDLCCYTGGFSVNAALAGANEVTAVDLDETAIAMAKRNANLNGARVKFTHADAFTWIRTMIENGRQWDLVIADPPKFIFGQEDEAGFGKYNDLNKLAVQLVKPGGIFVTCSCSGQLHADAFEKIVVGVSHRQSKRLQFIGRTGAGPDHPELSNYPESRYLKVLWSRVM, encoded by the coding sequence GTGCCGACCGTCACTCTCAAATACCTGTCCTTCCACCCGTCCATCTGGCCCCGCATGATCGGCGAGGTTTCCCGCGATGCCATGCCCGGATCGCTGGTGGAGGTCTTCGGCACCCAGGGCACCACCTTCGGCTGGGGCCTGTGGAATCCGATGGCGCGCATGCCGCTGCGGATGGTCAGCCACCGCCCGGAACCGGTCGATGAATCGTTCTTCCTCGATGCCATCCGGAATGCCGCGAAGCTGCGGAAGGAGATTTTCCACCTCGATGACGAGACGGATTCCTACCGCTGCATCCACGCCGATGCCGACTTCCTCCCCGGTCTGGTGGCGGACAAGTTCGCCGACGTGATGTCGCTGGAGGTCACCACCCTGGCCGCGTGGCAGCGCCTCGATTCCTGGCTGCCGGTGATCCACGAGAGCTTCGGCACGAAGCGCACGGTGATCCGCGTGGACGCCCAGCTCGCGAAGATCGAGGGCATCCCGTCCCTCACCCACCCCGCTTCGGAAAACATCCGTACGGTGAAGATCAAGGAGCACGGCGTGACCTTCGAAGTCGATTTCCAGGAGGGCCACAAGACCGGCTTCTTCTGCGACCAGCGCGACAACCGCAAGCGCTTCGGCGAGCTCGCCAAGGGTCGCGACGTGCTCGACCTCTGCTGCTACACCGGCGGATTCTCGGTGAATGCCGCGCTCGCCGGCGCGAACGAGGTCACCGCCGTGGACCTCGATGAAACCGCGATCGCGATGGCCAAGCGCAACGCCAACCTCAATGGCGCGCGCGTGAAGTTCACCCATGCCGATGCCTTCACCTGGATCCGCACGATGATCGAGAACGGCCGCCAGTGGGACCTCGTCATCGCCGACCCGCCGAAGTTCATCTTCGGCCAGGAGGACGAGGCGGGCTTCGGGAAATACAACGACCTCAACAAGCTCGCCGTGCAGCTCGTGAAACCGGGCGGCATCTTCGTGACCTGCTCGTGCTCCGGCCAGCTCCACGCGGACGCGTTCGAGAAGATCGTCGTCGGCGTTTCCCACCGCCAGAGCAAGCGCCTGCAATTCATCGGCCGCACCGGCGCGGGCCCGGATCACCCGGAGCTTTCGAACTACCCGGAATCGCGGTACCTGAAGGTGCTGTGGAGCCGGGTGATGTGA